In Cicer arietinum cultivar CDC Frontier isolate Library 1 chromosome 7, Cicar.CDCFrontier_v2.0, whole genome shotgun sequence, the genomic window atcgAATCATCAGGTTACATCCAGTTTAAAACACATTCAAGATGTGATCTAACGACCTTTCCTGAACATTTAATATAGGGAACGCTTGgattttaaaagatattttatttttattataaaaataaaatttcttctcTATTTATAAATTAGTATAAGATATAGTTAATACAACCGTTTCCAACTcaatttttcacaaaaaaatgagatagtttaataattaaaagtaacATAGCAAGAATTGGTGAATAGACACCCATTTGAGAAAAAATTACCAATTATTTAAATACACAACACACTTCATTGCTCATGTTTGAGTTAAAAATGTCCAAACAGAATTGAAGAAATGAAAGAAATCAAACAGAtgcaattaattttattcacaTTTCAACTTTTAGATTTTGACATGCTCCATTAAAAGACTACTCTAACACTAGTGTCAAGGTAAACAAAAAGCCATGTTCGGACTAAGCCTTGatcattacaaaataaaattaaaaaatagccATAGTTGTCACTAAGAAACAATACCAAAAAAGAGACTttgaaacaaaacaataaaaagcaaGAATATTCTTGCAAGCATATAATTAGACCCCCGAGTAATTCAAGCAGCTTCTTCACCTGAGACTCAATTTCAGCAACTTGTTCCTCCGGTGCATAATCGCAATGTAGTATGTGGAATAGACATTCATATCTTATCTTATAAACTAAAGATGATGATATTGCATCCACACAATAGCCAGCCATTGATTTCCATGCGATGGTAACAGCAAGGAGATAGAGATACATTCACTAACTATAGAATATATACCCATGCTTGATCCAAAAATTAAGCCTAACCCATCCACAACTTCAACACTTTATCCTTACCACCAGAGGCTACCTTCTCTCCATCTGGACTCCAATCAACAGCAAATACCTTCACagcataaaaataaacttaGGTGAGCCACTACTGtggaaaattttattttttaagaataacTCAAGTATTTTGCATCTAATGAAGACATACTTCATCAGCATGGCCCGGAAGGTCTTGCTTCAACTTACGAGTCCGAATATCCCAAACCTTGAAAACCAAACACAATGTAAGGTCAAAGTTATTGTTTTGCAAATGAAATTTGAtacaaaccaaaccaaaaaaatattaaccaaAAGGAAAATTATTGTCACCTTAAGTGTAGAATCTTTGCTGCCACTCAAAAGAAGTCTACTGTCTGCAGACCAGCTGTACAGAGTAAAAGTCGATATAGTTAGTTAATTGCAGTTTCAAACGAAATATCTTTGGCTAGCAGTTTGAAGATAGAATAACTCATGTTTTATACCTGATCTGGTAAACAGGCCCAACATGGCCACGAAAAGCGGTGACAAATTTCCCTGTAGTGCCGTTCCATAACTTCACAGATTTATCAAAAGACGCACTCGCTATCCATTGTCCATCAGGCGAAAAATAGACATGGTTCACAAGCTGTCAAACATGTGTTACTTGTATCATTAAGCCTAAAAGATGAAATGTGTCTAATTCATGTATAAACAGAATTATAACTTGATGAATTGCGGTTTAATCAGTATGACAACAAATtgaacaaacaaaatcaatttcaactAGAGTAgatacaataataaataataagagATAGACATATTTACAAGTATACACTAATTTATATCAAAGTTAAGTCACATTGCAATTTGAAGAAAGAATAATTTTGGTTTGTTCTCATTggcatattttaaaattgtagaAAAACAAAATACCTGTTGATGACCTGTCATGCGAGTTTTAGGGTGCTTGTTGATGAAGGGTTCCCAAAGGAACATTGTGAAATCATCAGATCCAGAGACCAATCTTTCAGGGGCATTACCTCTCATTGTTTTGTACCTTTCAAGAGCAACCTACATACATCAGCAGCATAAACAATTATTAGTAAAAGagagaaataatatatttaatggaTTGAATGTGACAACAACTCAAAGAATAACTACAAAACAATATAATCAATTGATTGTAACTTGGAAGTTAAAACTACTCAAATAATGACTATGGTTCAAAGGGCTAAATTTACTATTAAACAAACTAATAGTTACCTTCTTCATTTCCTCTGGAGATGAATAACGTTTTCCAGTATGATCAAAAGCTCCAGTCCGAAGAACATACTCAGTGCTCAATGCTAAAGAATTAACCCAATGCCCATGTccctaaaataaatatcaaaacagAAAATGATGCCATCACtaacaaaacaattattttgaaatagaaatatataaTAAGATATAAGCAAAGTATGTTGTacaaaaaataagtattaaaaaacTCATTGTTAGAATTATTCTTTTCATATTTAGTGATTAACTTTcttttaaataagaaaaaattgagACAGAAAATGTTACAAGGAGAATAAAAGATAAGGAACCCTCCTAAACAAAAAATaaccaaaaagaaagagaaactCAAGGGAACAAAGCTTCCCCTAATCCACTAACATTGGTGAAAATAAAATTCCAACATTCTTTTCCAAGATAACCTcatcaaaatttgttaaaaaagaaacaaaaaattccataatagatttatttattaaaatgatattgaTAAGTAAAAGTTCCTTCCTTCTTTTTAGGCAGCATGGTTGAACATAAAACCCAAAGTAttagtaatttattttgatcCTATGGTTGAACGTAAAATATTTTCACACTTTCAACTTCTCATGTACAAATGATCATTACAAGAGTCTGATCATCATTCAagaaaatttactttttaaatgTTGTATCTACACATTGGATGATGGTATACAAAGTTTAACTTACACTCCaacaataaatcaaaattaaacacCTAGTAATATCCTTGAGGATTTAAATAGTAAAATTCCAATTGGCAGCTAGACTGGTACACATGAAAGATAATGCTAGGCCAAGAAAACATGTGTATAGGAGAAGTGATAATAAAAGAATACTGGGAAAGAGAGGTTAGAGGCGGTTATAGAGGGAAAGGAAGTTAAGGGCGAATTGTAACTGCAGGGACAGATGTAAAAGAGCTGTTAGGGTAGAGAGGAGGGGGGCACAAAAGAGGGGAGGTTGGAGGAAAATAAAGGCAGGCAAAAATTCTGTGTTCTattatataacataaaaataacttaacTGAAGAAAAAGTTGGCACCGAGTAGAAATAGGATACATGTACATaactaatcaaattttaaacaagCACATAAAAAGTTAGCTGTAAAGCGAGGAGGCCCACCTTCAGTTCCCGAATTAGCTTCCCTTGTGTGGTTTCCCAAACTTTGATTGTACAATCCTGGGACCTATAACAAAATAACATAGTCAGGAGCTAAgcagtaatacaaaatatagaGTGATAATAAGCCGTTAATTTATTATCAAAAAAGGAAAATCCCTGCAGCATAACATCAGTTAACATCAGGATAAGTTGAATTTAAAGTCTAAAAGTAAGATCTCTGAACTAAGATAAACAAGAGTTAAAATCATTAAATggaaatttaaacaaaaatgagTTTTTACATCCCACATGCAGGAACAATTCCCCTAAAGATCAAAGTATACTAGATATGTTGAGAAAACACTCTAAAACCTCAATGGATGAATAAAAAGAGTCTCTTGAAAACTTGAATAAGAACATCTTTCTAGACAAAAACTTGATTCAGCAGCAAAACTACTCTGCTAATATATCCCAATTCAtgcaatataaaaaattgagcGTAGAGAAAAACTCAGACTAAAATCTTTAGAGAAATTGAGAGGGAGGAGGAGAATACCCTGTATAAATCACACCATCTCCACCCCATTTTACACATGTTACTGAAAGTGTGTGGCCACTGAGTACCATACATTTCTTTAAAGAAACATCCCATATACGAGCATCCCCATCTTTGCTTGCACTTACAAATCGACGGCAAGGAGCATTCAGGTGGAGAGGTTCCCAAGAGATACCAGTAATCCATTTCTTGTGGCCCTACATTTAgtatatttcaaatattattgtcCAAGTAACAATATGATGATACAAAACTCTTCAAACATCGGTTATCAAAGTAAATACACTGATTCTGAACCAAAGTAGTTGTTTCAAATATGTGCGTACCCCAAAAGTTCATCTACAATATCTCCAATAACATGTGTATTTTCCCATGAAAGCCTGAATTAATAAAGCATGAtattcttataatttatttacacaatTTTGGATTTGGGGAGGGAAGACGAGCAAAGTAAATTCAGCATCAATAAGAGTtgtgtacttattctaacaaaaaATAGAGCCACCCTGATAACACTGGTAATCAGAATTAAAGAAACGAAAGAATGAATCAAGAATCAATACCCTAACCCAGAATCAATGTGATTCTGATTAGGTTTTAGTATGGAactttattgaattgaattgaattgaatggaAGGGATGAAGGAATTACAGAGGATCCCGCGATCCTGTTCTGGTTCCACAACCAGTGATAACTTTCCCAATCTCTAACTCTCAATTAGAACTAACATTCTATTTATAGTATTCCTAACTGCTAACTGTTTTTGTACAGCTGTCAGAGAATTACAATTAGGAAGGTTTCAACCAAACCTTCCTATTCCCTcttttatatacatttttaataataggcTTTGGCCTAATCGTATCAATACCCTCCCCTAAAAGAAATAACTTGTCCTCAAGTGGAAAATCTGGGAAGTTTTCTTGTATTGTAGCAGCCAATTCCCAAGTGCATTCATGTAGAGGAAGATCCTTCCATTTTACCAAGACTTCAACATGACCTTGATTAACTTCTTTGCTGTCAGTAATGTCTTCTGGTTGTACTTGTAACTCCAATTCTTCATTCAGCATAGGGGGTAAAGGTTGAGGTTGTTGCTGAGGTTTCAGAGCCTTCTTTAATAAGGACACATGGAAAACAGGGTGAATTTTAGAATGGGCAGGTAGAGCTAACTTGTAGGCGACAGTACCCACCCTTGTGACCACCTGGTATGGACCATAAAATCTAGGAGCAAGCTTAGCATAAGGTCTTGAAGCTAAAGACTTCAATTTATATGGTTGTAGTTTGAGATAAACCCAATCCTCCACTTGAAATTCTACTGCCCTTCTATGCTTGTCAGCCTGTTGTTTCATGTGATTTTGAGCTTTAGTTAAGTTGGCTTTCAATTCTTCTATTATAGCATCTCTATGGAGAAACATCTGATTTACTTCTTCCACTTTAGAAGGAACAGCACCTGCTTTCAACAGTGTAGGAGAATCCCTACCATACAAAGCTCTAAAAGGAGTCATTCCCGCAGAACTGTTGTAATTTGAATTGAACCAAAACTCTGCCCAATGTATCCAATCTAACCATTGCTTTGGTTTAGGCCCTACAAAGCATCTAAGGTATGTCTCCACACATCTATTAGCCACTTCAGTTTGGCCATCTGANNNNNNNNNNNNNNNNNNNNNNNNNNNNNNNNNNNNNNNNNNNNNNNNNNNNNNNNNGCTGAGAAATAAAGGATCCCTGTCAGAAACTATAGTAGTTGGGAACCCATGTAACCTAACCACTTCTTTCAAAAAGACAGTAGATCTTTAGCTGAATAAGGATGTCCTAGTGTAAGGAAATGTGCATATTTTGTTAGTCTATCAATGACTACAAATATGGTATCCTTACCTTTAATTTTAGGAAGGCCTCCTATAAAATCCATTGAAATATTCATCCAAACTTGTGTCGGTATTGGTAGAGGTTGCAACAAACCAATAGGGGCTAATGTAGAGTACTTATTTTTCTGACACACTTCACATCTCTCAACAAAATCCTTGATGTCTGCCTTCATACCTTCCCAAAATAAGAAACTAGCAATCTTCTTGTAAGTTCTAAAATGTCCCGAATGGCCTCCCATAGGTGTCTCATGGCATTCAGTCATAATAACAGGAATTCTGTTTGACAATTTAGATACCACCAATTTATCCTTATAGTACAAAATGCCTTTCTTCAAATGGAAATCTGGGTGTGTGGTAGGAGCAATGATTAAATCATGCATGACTTTTAACCACTTTGGATCCTGCTGCAATTCTTGAATCCAGGATTCAGATTCTGCCACTGTCAATATAGAAATGGCAGCATACATCATTCTCCTAGAAAGAGCATCAGCCACAGAATTTTCAGTCCCTGGTTTGTATTGGATTTCAAAATCCAATCCCACTAACTTCACAGCCCATTTGAATTGTTCATCAGAAAATAACCTTTGTTCTGTTAAAAACTTCAAACTTTTCTGATCTGTTTTGATAATAAAATGCCTCCCCATCAGATAATGTCTCCATTTTTGTATGGCTTGGACCAAAGCCATTAATTCTCTCTCATAAACGGATTTTTGTTGAGCCCTTAAGGAAATCCCTTTACTCCAAAATGCTAAAGGCCTTCCCTCTTGCATCAAAACTGCCCCTAGACCTTTGCTGGAAGCATCAGTTTCCACTATAAATTCCTTATTAAAATCAGGTATTGCCAACATTGGTAGAGATACCATAGCAGCCTTCAACTTTTCAAAAGCAGATGTAGCCTCTGCAGTCCAACTGAAAGAATCTTTCTTGAGTAAATCTGTCAGAGGTTTTGCTATCTTGCCATAATTCTGAACAAACCTTCGATAATAACCTGAGAGCCCTAAGAACCCTCTCAACCCTTTTATATTCCTTGGTTGCGGCCAAGACTTCATAGCTTCCACTTTAGAACAGTCAGCAGAAACACCATCTCCTGAAATGATGTGGCCCAAATACTCAATACTTGTTTGACCAAAGTTGCATTTCTTGAGGTTTGCCTTCAACTTATTCTCAGTTAACACTGTTAAGATGACTTGTAAATGGTCTTTATGGGATTCCAAATCAGGGCTGTATATTAAAATGTCATCAAAAAACACTAGTGTGAATTTCCTCAAATATGGTTTCAAGATCTCATTCATCAAAGCTTGAAACGTGGAGGGGGCATTAGTGAGTCCAAAAGGCATAACTAAGAATTCATAATGCCCCTCATGAGTCCTAAATGCTGTCTTCTCGACATCTTCCAATCTCATCTGTATCTGATGATAACCTGACTTCAAATCAAGTTTAGAAAAAACCTTTGCTCCTCCCAATTCATCTAACAACTCTTCAATTATAGGAATTGGAAATTTGTTTGGAATGGTGACCTTGTTGAGTGCCCTATAATCCACACAAAATCTCCAACCTCCATCTTTTTTCTTCACTAGAATGATAGGGCTAGAATAAGGGCTAATACTGTTTCTGATCACCCCAGCATCTAACATTTCAGCTACAAGTTTCTCAATTTCTGCTTTCTGAAAATGAGGACATTTGTAAGGTCGAATGTTGGGTATTTCAGCTCCCTCCTTCAGTTTGATAGCATGATCATGCTTTCTAAAAGGGGGTAACCCCTGGATATCTTGGAACACTTCTTGGTGTTGCTCTAGGATCCTCTTCAATGCTTCTGGAACCCTTTCTTCTTTCTGTTTACTTCCCTCTTCTGTAACACAGTGTAACAATAGCCCTTCCCCCTCTTGTAACAGAACTTGCCTGAAAGCTCCATAGGACAGCTCTGTCTTTGTTAATGCAGGATCTCCTGCTATTGTGATTCTAGAACCTCCTCTCATAAGGGTTAGCTCCATTCTGCCAAAGTCAGCCTTTACTTCTCCCAAACTAGCTAACCAGTCTAAACCCAACACTAGGTCCACTCCTTTTAATCCAAACAAATAGAAGTCTTGAATAACTTCTAATTGTTGTAAATATAGTTTGAGCTGGGTACATTTTCCTCTATTTTGAACTTTATGGCCATCTCCCACTTCTACTACATAGGCTGGAGTGTCGTCTACTTTCAGTTTCAACCTGTCCACTGAATCCTTTGCAATGAAATTGTGTGATGCCCCACAATCTATCAATATCACAACAGGTTGATCTTTTATTATTCCTCCTACCTTCCATGATTTACTAGTTGTGAGTCCTATCATGGAGTGCATTGATAATTGCAAGGAATTTAGTGTCTCTACCTCATCTTTTCCTTCTAAATCATTCACCTCATCATCCCCTTCAGCTAAAATAAGCATTCTCATTTGTCTATTTTTACACATATGATCTTTATTAAAGGGTTCATCACACCTAAAACATAaccctttttctcttttttcactCATTTCTTCACTAGTCAACTTCTTATACTCCCCCCTACTTCTTATACTTCCCCCATTCACACTTCCTACAGAGGACCCTTCTCTTTTACTACTAGTGGCTGTCTGTGGTTCTACAGTGACAACTCTACTATAATTGTTGTTTCTATAGGACCCTGAAAATTTGGTGTTACCCATATAAGGCCTCTTTGTTACTATTGAACTCTTTTGTTCAATGAGAATCGCCTTTTGAATTACCTCAGTTAAGGTTTTCAGCTCATATAACCTCACTTCCACCCTAATTTCTTCCTTTAATCCATTAAGAAATATGCCTTTGACAAAATCTTGGTCAATTACTTTCAAAGCCCCCACATATTTCTCAAATTCCTCCACATATTCATCAACacttttttcttgttttaaagAAAGTAACAACTCATAAGGGTTTTGTATCATGGAAGGCTGAAAACGTCTCACCACAGCAATTTTGAAGCTTTCCCAAGTGGGAGACAAATTACAGCATTCCCACCATTGGTACCAGCTGAGGGCTCTTCCTTCTAAGGCAACCATGGTGGCCTGCATCTTTTCTTCATTAGTGACATCCCTGAGAAGAAAATATCGCTCTAATTTCTGGACCCATCCAAAGGCATCTTCCCCAGAAAAAACTGGAATTTCCAGTTTTCTCCACCTATCACGATTTCTGTGTTGTGGGCGACTGTGGTGTTCTTCCTCGTTCTCATTTTCGTCTCCCATGGAAGCATTTTCTCCATTAATCCCTAATTTGGTTGCTATCGCCTCTAACAACGTCTCTGTCCTCCTCAATCGCGTCTCATTCATCTCTATACGATTGTGCATATCTTCTCGTTCTTGACGTAATTCTTCACGTTCTTCGGTCCAGTTTTCATCTTCTCTAGCCATCCTCCTTGTAACAACCATAAGCAAATTTGGCAGCAGCGTGTGAGATCCCAAACCCTCAGGCACCCAGAATTTGCTCTGATACCAGTGATAACACTGGTAATTAGAATTAAAGAAACGAAAGAATGAATCAAGAATCAATATCCTAACCCAGAATCAATGTGATTCTGATTAAGTTTTAGTATGGAactt contains:
- the LOC101500160 gene encoding notchless protein homolog encodes the protein MEVESVSAAVMEKREIINNVMCLLTDPDGAPLGAPMYLPQNIGPQQLQQIVNMLLHNEEKLPYAFYISDEELLVPLETYLQKHKVSVEKALPIVCQPQAVFRIRPVSRCSATISGHGEAVLSVSFSPDGRQLASGSGDTTVRFWDLGTQTPMFTCTGHKNWVLCIEWSPDGKYLVSGSKSGELLCWDPQTGKQLGNPLNGHKKWITGISWEPLHLNAPCRRFVSASKDGDARIWDVSLKKCMVLSGHTLSVTCVKWGGDGVIYTGSQDCTIKVWETTQGKLIRELKGHGHWVNSLALSTEYVLRTGAFDHTGKRYSSPEEMKKVALERYKTMRGNAPERLVSGSDDFTMFLWEPFINKHPKTRMTGHQQLVNHVYFSPDGQWIASASFDKSVKLWNGTTGKFVTAFRGHVGPVYQISWSADSRLLLSGSKDSTLKVWDIRTRKLKQDLPGHADEVFAVDWSPDGEKVASGGKDKVLKLWMG